A genomic region of Leishmania braziliensis MHOM/BR/75/M2904 complete genome, chromosome 33 contains the following coding sequences:
- a CDS encoding putative protein kinase — MHENRRLSAPPGARHDLLSSSTGALSSTVTFSYVAARTAHGSQDDRPSKDAAPTTVAVPLMVGSRMMDAAVSPSDQRCWSPSVFDATSFSFCSASPRPLLAAQVAASIEVPSHPGAEEELQTLKPRVDATSPSISIIDTGCDTGAEDMLSPSVSVGEHSFEAGRSALKRSKSEASFTGVASTAPGFKAGAPASMSSANHSALSGWSHLHIPSTRLGKVSDVGWTAPVSNARDRPLPANGLQSGPASWIAACASHRASSNANEEGCFEGTKTVAGALGDVAPFVLHARSADHIHSSLPPQSSRGTSRPLIRLPSKMRSGSHVPSQHHYTSGSSFSMRQPSSYRRGAIATRPKRWTCRVPVSVAVVMSTVISVILVAVLTVVPFNTASVQSAEYVMSTLSLSLASSYTRAIEASMLFLPNAIRTYSFAYMSSSDAQSWNWTAADMPQAMRQMCRTVAGTKRNPTSFLLYMSLSSPYTGYSAYCSQQYDDYLIGNYIVDNSSQPRYLVNGTTYNYAEPLTAYPAVQSMTPWEYMVDFGGLENTWHKVVVPWYAEYQTAYQAGSAVESAAAYEAAPDRDGPFFPAPKPTLGGILMYPNGYWRIFTTNNVSVITYTYPFVDYAGNPASIMGALQADGFNALHPSGLIATSSTARVMVVDTLSGLVFITSWGQSTTVRLDNWKTPSNCMPDDGGGRRAVYLEDIADPLMIAAVRSTGGRQGIDDISSEMDRWMGQFTVNGTENLVVVSRVALSSNYSNMNLVVMYVVCKGEYVYYINQVQRTAIISVVLVLAVIVLLEIALLYLLVQPVRGVAAGLRAAAELRDGSECIDNVTSMIKEVAEMQHDFCIMNSKLMQMKKFLPQGMLGRQTVYSNTNDTSDTDLSALPTSAPHEQEGGGMWESVDGCDGYAEPEDGLDDDGNSDVGAAQRGCKNNEDKLGGMMSVNKTGQQRRRWGCDQPVTTMTNLVLNDRVLLEEVNRFRRRYCSTIVFCMHLMESEMSVKFLNTNCIYFTEGVLPCVLRYGGVVELQRPDYIVVSFSAHNKVALHQNRAAMCALEVMHVLNTITPIGPRVGCMIDASEYYVGTCGAADRNALVTFSHSLVAKDDLIRVLKSVQTQIILTQRLASTLESSMLVMPVDCMVLNPIGKKELILYELRGHVRMLPPKVSVVMVRQVIRAVRMGFTHMLKGDYVRGLEMLEPYETMELQAARLGFMCRAFVAHHIHRPFVRSITRLTFSEANFAGYNESCFPKLGEPPASGTSLGARRSQSVTDGSMEVANPLTTCGGAGGNTALFAFSPFSKDLDPTTLLTTPPTPRWVLGAALSPFSLNKEDLPKTNERGVADNAASVATRANGGCTTECKSSGTAKVESVQIELEGGAASCASVDKGETALFEIFVEDQPDDDMADGEISVGRTGYYSPCDRSTISDCGAGALQTENRTSAAMGINGTTRCHHKCGLPLFFSDYEGNAWRRSYDVLGTGAFSTVYRGLSMTGNLVALKCFRLGARNIEVNAIVDEVRLFANLHHENVVQYLSLYVSEAYVIEIMEFVPGGSLHTLLKSFGSLQPESVRRYLRDIARGLSYLHAANIVHCDIKPHNVLLAMDGQCKLSDFGSAIARATSSIGKIDDVIEMRGAPGYMAPEVARGDVSTMKSDVYSLGITILELLTGKLPWDYADAFAPRLSGKLTQRKNAAEHVLQLRTCLEFPPGGTSVMDGVAAQAGASLSREELNTGFGDTQAPLGGPMTDSRSSAVTMPSNSSRTGPAASIGTTVHSLGSGLLSTKNNNGVGVLGFGCSVFSTNNTDPAGGSPYPPPEALTCTPGEGGSEAVTFMRATTASVPSCFHPSSANCASLANFAVVEDAAAETLNEGSIAMLLSDAQLRPLEVNQSRMQRQGIAVLPSSTPWRASDMMLSSPSQNPCSAMSLQHRPIEQVLQSSAQLIVYIGRGVVVPHIPDTLDEDVIDFLELCLKPDPAERSSVSELMLHPWLM; from the coding sequence ATGCACGAGAACCGCCGCCTTTCCGCGCCACCCGGCGCCCGCCATGATTTGCTGTCTTCTAGTACTGGTGCATTGTCATCCACGGTTACTTTCTCGTACGTTGCAGCGAGAACAGCGCACGGTAGTCAGGATGACCGACCATCAAAGGATGCGGCACCCACAACAGTAGCGGTGCCGTTAATGGTGGGCTCCAGGATGATGGACGCTGCCGTTTCGCCTTCCGACCAGCGGTGCTGGTCGCCCTCAGTCTTCGACGCCACATCGTTTTCATTTTGCTCTGCGTCACCGCGCCCCTTGTTGGCGGCGCAGGTAGCTGCTTCCATCGAAGTCCCTAGCCACCCAGGCGCCGAAGAAGAGCTTCAGACCCTTAAGCCCCGCGTTGACGCGACCTCTCCTTCCATTTCAATTATCGACACAGGCTGCGATACCGGCGCGGAGGACATGTTGTCGCCTTCCGTAAGTGTTGGTGAACACAGCTTTGAAGCTGGTCGTTCGGCGCTCAAGCGAAGCAAGTCGGAGGCCTCGTTTACTGGGGTGGCCTCGACGGCGCCGGGGTTCAAAGCTGGCGCACCTGCTTCCATGTCGTCTGCAAACCACAGTGCGCTGAGTGGCTGGAGTCACCTGCACATCCCGAGTACTCGGCTTGGAAAGGTGAGCGATGTGGGGTGGACGGCCCCCGTCTCCAATGCCAGGGaccgccccctccctgccAATGGGTTGCAAAGTGGTCCGGCCAGCTGGATCGCTGCCTGCGCCAGCCACCGCGCTAGCAGCAACGCAAACGAGGAGGGCTGTTTCGAGGGCACAAAGACAGTGGCCGGTGCCCTCGGTGACGTGGCACCTTTTGTGCTTCATGCGCGCAGTGCCGACCACATCCACAGCTCGTTGCCACCGCAGTCTAGCAGGGGCACGTCGCGGCCGCTGATTCGCTTGCCATCGAAAATGCGTTCTGGTTCCCACGTCCCAAGTCAGCATCACTACACCTCTGGCTCTTCCTTCAGCATGCGGCAGCCGTCGTCGTACAGGCGTGGTGCGATCGCGACGCGACCCAAGCGGTGGACTTGCCGGGTGCCCGTCTCTGTGGCCGTTGTGATGAGTACAGTCATTTCTGTCATTCTCGTTGCTGTCCTCACCGTGGTGCCTTTCAACACCGCCTCTGTCCAGTCGGCTGAGTACGTGATGTCGACGCTCAGCCTCTCCCTGGCCTCTTCCTACACGCGGGCAATAGAGGCGAGCATGCTATTTTTGCCGAACGCGATTCGCACCTACTCGTTTGCATACATGAGTTCGTCGGACGCGCAGTCATGGAACTGGACTGCCGCCGACATGCCGCAAGCGATGCGGCAGATGTGTCGCACAGTCGCCGGAACCAAGCGCAACCCGACCTCCTTCTTACTCTACATGTCGTTGAGCAGCCCCTACACGGGGTACAGCGCGTACTGCTCCCAGCAGTACGACGACTACCTGATCGGCAACTACATAGTAGACAATTCGTCTCAGCCGCGCTACTTGGTGAACGGTACTACGTACAACTACGCTGAGCCCCTCACCGCGTACCCAGCCGTGCAATCAATGACGCCCTGGGAATACATGGTTGATTTTGGAGGGCTGGAGAACACGTGGCATAAGGTCGTCGTGCCGTGGTACGCGGAGTACCAGACGGCCTATCAGGCAGGATCCGCTGTAGAGTCTGCTGCGGCCTACGAGGCTGCTCCTGACCGTGATGGCCCCTTCTTCCCAGCACCAAAGCCCACTCTTGGTGGCATTCTCATGTACCCAAACGGGTACTGGCGCATCTTCACCACCAACAACGTAAGCGTCATAACGTACACGTATCCGTTCGTCGACTACGCCGGGAATCCCGCCTCCATCATGGGTGCCCTACAGGCAGACGGCTTCAACGCCCTGCACCCGAGCGGGCTCATTGCCACAAGCAGCACTGCTCGCGTCATGGTAGTCGACACGTTAAGCGGTCTTGTCTTTATTACATCCTGGGGACAGAGTACGACGGTGCGGCTGGATAACTGGAAAACGCCGTCCAACTGTATGCctgacgacggcggcggcaggaggGCTGTGTATCTGGAGGACATCGCAGATCCACTCATGATCGCTGCTGTGAGGAGCACTGGAGGTCGGCAAGGCATCGACGACATCTCGTCAGAGATGGATCGGTGGATGGGTCAGTTCACTGTGAACGGCACTGAAAACCTTGTAGTGGTCAGTCGcgtcgccctctcctctaATTACTCCAACATGAACCTCGTCGTCATGTACGTGGTGTGCAAGGGCGAGTATGTCTACTACATTAATCAAGTGCAACGCACCGCCATCATCTCCGTTGTGTTGGTGCTGGCTGTTATCGTACTGCTCGAGATCGCTCTCCTGTACTTGCTCGTACAACCGGTACGCGGGGTGGCAGCCGGACtccgtgcggcggcggagctgcgcgacggcaGCGAGTGCATAGACAACGTCACTTCTATGATCAAAGAGGTGGCAGAAATGCAGCACGACTTCTGTATTATGAACTCAAAGTTAATGCAGATGAAGAAGTTTCTCCCGCAGGGTATGCTCGGGCGCCAGACCGTCTACTCAAACACAAACGACACCAGTGATACCGACTTGTCTGCTCTCCCCACCTCGGCGCCACACGAGCAGGAAGGTGGCGGCATGTGGGAAAGTGTTGACGGCTGCGATGGATATGCTGAACCAGAAGACGGGCttgacgacgacggcaacaGCGACGTTGGTGCGGCCCAACGCGGCTGCAAGAACAACGAGGACAAACTGGGAGGCATGATGAGCGTAAATAAGACAggccagcagcgacggcggtggggcTGCGACCAGCCGGTAACGACGATGACAAATTTAGTTCTGAATGATCGCGTGCTCCTCGAGGAGGTGAATCGCTTTCGTCGGCGCTACTGCAGCACCATCGTTTTCTGCATGCACTTGATGGAGTCTGAGATGAGCGTAAAGTTCTTGAACACGAACTGCATCTACTTCACAGAGGGTGTGCTTCCATGCGTTTTGCGCTACGGCGGCGTAGTGGAGCTGCAGAGGCCGGACTACATCGTTGTCAGCTTCAGCGCACACAACAAGGTTGCACTGCATCAGAACCGAGCCGCCATGTGCgcgctggaggtgatgcATGTGCTGAACACCATCACCCCCATCGGCCCACGTGTGGGGTGTATGATCGACGCAAGCGAGTACTACGTCGGCAcctgcggcgcggcggacCGTAACGCGCTTGTCACCTTCAGCCACAGTCTAGTGGCGAAGGACGACCTCATTCGTGTTCTCAAGTCTGTGCAGACGCAGATCATTCTCACGCAGCGACTCGCTTCCACACTGGAAAGCTCGATGCTCGTCATGCCGGTAGATTGCATGGTGCTGAACCCGATTGGTAAGAAGGAGCTCATCCTGTACGAGCTGCGAGGGCACGTCCGCATGCTGCCGCCGAAGGTGTCTGTAGTGATGGTGCGCCAGGTCATCCGCGCCGTACGCATGGGCTTCACTCATATGCTCAAGGGCGACTATGTGAGGGGACTTGAGATGCTGGAGCCCTACGAGACAATGGAGTTGCAGGCGGCCCGTCTTGGCTTCATGTGCAGAGCCTTTGTTGCTCACCACATCCACCGCCCCTTTGTGCGGTCCATCACACGCCTCACCTTTTCTGAGGCAAACTTTGCAGGCTATAACGAGAGCTGCTTCCCAAAGTTGGGCGAGCCGCCCGCGAGCGGCACCTCCCTCGGCGCTCGCAGAAGCCAAAGTGTCACTGACGGTTCCATGGAGGTCGCGAATCCACTCACCACCTGCGGTGGGGCCGGCGGCAACACCGCATTGTTTGCGTTTTCGCCCTTCAGCAAAGACCTCGATCCAACGACGCTTCTGACaacgccgccgacgccgcgctgGGTTTTAGGGGCTGCCTTGAGCCCTTTCTCGTTGAACAAGGAAGACTTACCGAAAACTAATGAGAGGGGCGTGGCAGACAATGCCGCGTCGGTCGCCACACGCGCCAACGGAGGCTGCACGACAGAGTGCAAGAGCAGCGGTACCGCTAAGGTGGAGTCTGTCCAGATTGAGCtggagggaggggctgcGAGCTGCGCTAGCGTGGATAAAGGTGAGACGGCGCTCTTCGAGATATTCGTGGAGGATCAGCCCGACGACGATATGGCTGACGGAGAGATCAGTGTTGGCAGAACCGGCTACTACAGTCCTTGTGACAGGTCCACGATCAGTGACTGCGGGGCTGGGGCGCTGCAGACGGAGAATCGGACCTCAGCCGCAATGGGCATAAACGGCACGACGCGCTGCCACCACAAATGCgggctgcctctcttcttcagcgACTACGAGGGCAATGCATGGCGCCGCTCCTACGATGTGCTGGGCACTggcgccttctccaccgtGTACCGCGGCTTATCCATGACAGGCAACCTTGTCGCGCTCAAATGCTTTCGACTTGGCGCCAGAAACATCGAAGTTAACGCCATCGTCGATGAGGTGCGGCTTTTTGCAAACCTACATCACGAGAACGTTGTGCAGTACCTCAGCTTGTATGTGTCGGAGGCGTACGTGATCGAGATTATGGAGTTTGTGCCGGGCGGCTCCCTTCATACACTGCTGAAAAGCTTTGGCTCTCTTCAGCCAGAGTCAGTGCGACGCTACCTACGAGATATCGCGCGTGGTTTGAGCTATCTGCACGCAGCGAACATCGTGCACTGCGACATCAAGCCACACAACGTCCTTCTCGCCATGGACGGACAGTGCAAGCTGAGCGACTTTGGGTCCGCCATTGCCCGGGCGACCTCCTCCATAGGCAAGATTGACGACGTCATTGAGATGCGCGGTGCACCCGGCTACATGGCGCCAGAGGTGGCACGCGGCGATGTGTCGACGATGAAGAGCGACGTGTACTCGCTAGGAATCACCATTTTAGAGCTTCTCACCGGAAAGCTGCCTTGGGACTATGCCGATGCTTTCGCTCCGAGACTGTCCGGAAAACTGACGCAACGCAAGAACGCCGCCGAGCACGTGTTGCAGCTGCGGACGTGCCTCGAGTTTCCTCCTGGTGGCACATCGGTCATGGACGGAGTTGCCGCACAAGCGGGGGCGAGTTTGTCAAGAGAGGAGTTAAACACGGGCTTTGGTGACACTCAGGCTCCTTTGGGTGGGCCCATGACGGATAGccgctcctctgctgtgACGATGCCGTCAAACTCAAGCCGCACAGGCCCGGCCGCTTCCATAGGCACGACGGTGCACAGCCTTGGCAGTGGTCTGCTCTCCACAAAAAATAACAACGGCGTGGGGGTGCTCGGCTTTGGTTGCTCGGTGTTTAGCACTAACAACACCGACCCCGCTGGAGGGAGCCCTTACCCGCCCCCAGAAGCACTGACATGCACAccaggggagggaggctcTGAGGCTGTCACCTTCATGAGggccaccaccgcgtcgGTTCCCTCTTGTTTCCACCCCAGCAGCGCGAATTGCGCGTCTCTCGCGAATTTTGCCGTTGTGGaggatgcagcagctgaaacACTCAATGAGGGCAGTATTGCTATGCTTCTCTCTGATGCCCAGCTACGTCCCCTTGAGGTCAACCAGAGCCGAATGCAGCGTCAAGGCATCGCGGTCCTGCCGTCCTCTACCCCTTGGCGCGCCTCCGATATGATGTTGTCTTCGCCCTCCCAGAACCCGTGCTCCGCCATGTCTCTGCAACACCGACCCATTGAACAGGTTCTTCAAAGTTCCGCCCAGCTTATTGTGTACATTGGCCGCGGGGTAGTGGTGCCGCACATCCCCGATACGCTGGATGAGGACGTGATAGATTTCCTGGAGCTGTGTCTAAAGCCTGACCCAGCGGAGCGTTCCTCCGTGTCGGAGCTAATGCTTCACCCATGGCTGATGTAA
- a CDS encoding putative udp-glc 4'-epimerase, with product MRVLVCGGVGYIGTHFVRELLRHSSHEVIIVDSLEATHGSDAHVDTEENFAARNPEANLAEARKSGCRFAKLEVGDVRDVNFLERVFTAHAPIDAVVHMCAYIVVPESVHDPLRYYDNNVVGMLRILQTMHKYQCDKLILSSTAALFGNPYARTKAGSADEPDPMKPIPSNAKRLPESPYGTTKLVDEYMLQDCAVAYGIKSVCLRYFNACGADPDGDIGETHEPESHLIPLILRVPLADKINAYNAVHHPDRKKVKDYISIFGTDYPTPDGTCIRDYVHVKDLSSAHVLALDYLAKLTPDDKDKFFSTFNLGTSRGYSVREVIEAARRVTGHPIPERAEKRRDGDPPVLVASGEEAAAALGWTLVYDSIDKIIESAWKFHSGHPFGYESH from the coding sequence ATGCGAGTACTTGTCTGCGGTGGTGTAGGGTACATTGGAACACACTTTGTGCGCGAGCTTCTACGTCATAGCTCGCATGAGGTGATCATTGTTGACAGTCTTGAGGCCACTCATGGCTCTGATGCCCATGTGGACACAGAAGAGAACTTTGCTGCGCGTAACCCTGAAGCAAACCTAGCGGAGGCGAGAAAGAGCGGCTGCCGTTTTGCAAAACTGGAGGTCGGCGACGTGCGCGACGTCAACTTTCTCGAGCGTGTCTTTACCGCGCACGCCCCGATTGATGCCGTCGTGCACATGTGCGCGTACATCGTGGTGCCGGAGAGCGTGCACGACCCGCTGCGGTACTACGATAACAACGTTGTGGGCATGCTGCGCATCTTGCAGACCATGCACAAGTACCAGTGCGACAAGCTCATCCTTTCCAGCACGGCCGCCCTCTTCGGAAATCCCTATGCCCGGACAAAGGCTGGCTCGGCTGATGAGCCGGATCCCATGAAGCCCATTCCCTCCAACGCCAAGCGCCTGCCGGAGAGCCCGTATGGCACGACGAAGCTGGTGGACGAGTACATGCTGCAGGACTGCGCTGTTGCCTACGGCATCAAGAGCGTGTGCCTGCGCTACTTCAACGCGTGCGGCGCCGACCCCGACGGTGACATTGGTGAGACCCACGAGCCCGAGTCCCATCTTATCCCGCTCATCCTGCGCGTGCCGCTCGCGGATAAGATCAACGCCTACAATGCCGTGCACCATCCGGATCGCAAGAAGGTGAAGGACTACATATCTATCTTTGGAACGGACTACCCAACACCTGACGGTACGTGCATTCGCGACTACGTGCACGTGAAAGATTTGTCCTCGGCCCATGTGCTGGCGCTGGACTACCTGGCTAAGCTGACCCCCGATGACAAGGACAAGTTCTTCTCTACGTTCAACCTTGGTACGTCGAGGGGATACTCTGTGCGCGAGGTCATCGAGGCGGCTCGGCGTGTAACTGGACATCCGATTCCGGAGAGAGCGGAGAAGCGCCGTGACGGCGATCCGCCAGTGCTTGTGGCGTccggcgaggaggcggcggcggcacttgGGTGGACGCTGGTGTACGACTCGATCGACAAGATCATCGAGTCGGCGTGGAAGTTCCACAGTGGCCACCCCTTCGGCTACGAGTCCCACTAA
- a CDS encoding putative cell division cycle 45 (CDC45): protein MATISGAPEPWDRISTYYASTRKSINVLTAPTADAAAASLSLTYLMKLFLFPFKLHPTSSYDELRRFIEQTSFAQDSEREDDSNPRVDDLFVLVGLGAPVLLEDYFDFSRHIVIVVDAYRPFHLGNLRREDGDRCIIWGSDRIHAEVDDFFRKQCAEEAQRRRRYRRRQDMKRRQRRTRSSRVRTRRQRIRYGGKVGDERDGNEQFPCSAHDEDDDAYSEESSISTSSEEEGSSETDGDDDADLFDGEGDDATPSQSQDSVDWRSADGEVPAYLEARYYACSCAGRSSAVEVYDLSVILHRFNDAILWHAAVGVCDLYLRRLVDYATYLVEMAPLQEAVSLQQSVRCGILRDRTEEAVNNYRRSSTDRMQLSNREEEQLHLLRHSTLWDAIWYDPQVASALDLHHVEDGRPRLSQLLASRCGVSIAMAQRPWREVPTDVGSEALCRVQTELQSWVNAQGNAIGYRNRIRCISRKVGYSTEVSTLDVCKLFTAEMAAVPPASVYVVERPSEKSSFSPAEIAALAQRKLVEFQRSQFWRASAVLDVDPNEKLFHEALAGALSLQQAVADATSSLMQPGNVQSSTGIHYALPSDPSKTSPTLESFCTVQRLSVLAERLFFTLSMSRRRDRRAVTALRPLILSCALPQARLAALPTASSGNGSGSGLPSGPGIGALGSVVELNSACGNVPSASAVTVTGSVFVGGGAQAEDTTEYVVVLTHGGNTGAGMIPLLPTYCFAQCMQDEHFNTPPRRYFVERNAVQVRGRENTTYLAERMLLLSVKTTMPRHELRTRRVPTVDECDEEDVEGEVVEVVD, encoded by the coding sequence atgGCAACTATTTCTGGGGCCCCGGAGCCGTGGGATCGCATCTCTACCTACTACGCATCTACCCGTAAAAGCATCAATGTCCTCACCGCCCCAACAGccgacgcagctgccgcgtctCTCAGCTTGACCTACCTCATGAAACTGTTTCTATTCCCCTTCAAGTTGCACCCAACAAGCTCGTACGACGAGCTGAGGCGGTTTATTGAGCAGACAAGCTTTGCGCAGGACAGCGAGCGCGAAGATGACAGCAACCCCCGGGTCGATGACCTCTTCGTCCTCGTGGGTCTCGGAGCACCCGTTTTGCTCGAGGACTACTTTGACTTCTCACGGCACATTGTCATCGTCGTGGATGCCTACCGCCCTTTTCACCTTGGCAATCTGCGCCGCGAGGACGGCGACCGCTGCATTATTTGGGGCAGCGACCGCATACACGCTGAGGTGGACGATTTCTTTCGAAAGCAGTGCGccgaagaggcgcagcggcggcgacggtaTCGCCGCCGACAGGACATGAAGCGGcgtcagcgccgcacgcGTTCCTCACGTGTGCGCACGAGACGCCAGCGCATCAGGTACGGTGGCAAGGTGGGAGATGAGCGTGATGGCAATGAGCAATTTCCCTGCAGCGCacacgacgaggacgacgacgcctacagcgaggagagcagcatcagcaccagcagcgaggaggaagggagctCGGAAACTGACGGCGACGATGATGCCGACCTCTTCGATGGAGAGGGCGATGACGCAACTCCATCGCAGAGCCAGGATTCTGTGGACTGGCGCAGTGCCGATGGGGAGGTGCCGGCGTACTTGGAGGCACGCTACTACGCATGCTCCTGTGCcggtcgcagcagcgccgtggaGGTGTACGACCTCTCCGTCATTTTGCACCGCTTTAACGACGCGATTCTTTggcacgccgccgtcggcgtcTGCGACTTGTATCTACGTCGACTTGTCGACTACGCCACCTACCTGGTGGAGATGGCGCCGCTACAAGAGGCTGTCTCGCTTCAGCAGAGCGTGCGGTGCGGCATTCTGCGCGACCGCACCGAGGAGGCTGTCAACAACTATCGCCGATCTTCCACAGATAGGATGCAGCTGAGCAAtcgcgaggaggagcagctccaCCTGTTGCGGCACTCCACCCTCTGGGACGCCATCTGGTACGACCCGCAAGTGGCGAGCGCGCTCGACTTGCATCATGTAGAGGACGGCCGTCCGCGACTGAGTCAGCTGCTTGCAAGTCGCTGCGGTGTGTCCATCGCAATGGCGCAGCGTCCCTGGCGCGAAGTGCCGACCGATGTGGGCAGCGAAGCGCTCTGTCGCGTGCAAACCGAGTTACAGAGCTGGGTGAATGCTCAGGGTAACGCCATCGGGTACCGGAATCGTATACGGTGCATCTCTCGCAAGGTGGGCTACAGCACTGAAGTGTCCACGCTTGACGTGTGCAAGCTCTTCACTGCTGAgatggcagcggtgccgccagCGTCGGTGTACGTTGTCGAGCGCCCCTCCGAGAAGTCGAGCTTTTCACCCGCGGAAATAGCGGCTTTGGCGCAGCGCAAGCTTGTCGAGTTTCAACGGAGTCAGTTCTGGCGAGCAAGCGCTGTGCTGGACGTGGACCCGAACGAGAAACTGTTTCACGAAGCTCTGGCGGGGGCGCTGTCACTGCAGCAAGCCGTAGCCGACGCTACAAGCTCCCTGATGCAGCCCGGCAACGTGCAGAGCAGCACTGGTATTCACTACGCACTGCCCTCGGACCCGTCCAAGACCTCGCCGACGCTGGAGAGCTTCTGTACTGTGCAGCGACTCTCTGTCTTAGCGGAGCGGCTCTTTTTCACGCTTTCCATGAGCCGGCGGCGTGATCGGCGAGCCGTGACGGCCCTGCGGCCCCTTATCCTTTCCTGCGCTTTGCCTCAAGCACGCCTAGCGGCCCTGCCCAcggcgagcagcggcaacggcagtgGAAGCGGCTTACCCTCTGGACCGGGCATAGGTGCGTTGGGGTCTGTTGTGGAGTTGAATAGTGCGTGTGGTAATGTGCCTTCAGCGTCTGCAGTCACTGTAACCGGTAGTGTTTTCgtaggcggcggcgcacagGCTGAGGATACGACTGAGTACGTTGTCGTGCTCACCCACGGCGGTAATACGGGGGCTGGCATGATTCCACTTCTTCCCACGTACTGCTTTGCGCAGTGCATGCAAGATGAACACTTCAACACGCCACCGCGCCGGTACTTTGTGGAGCGAAATGCGGTACAGGTACGTGGACGGGAGAACACGACCTACCTGGCAGAGCGCATGCTGCTACTGTCGGTGAAGACTACAATGCCGCGACATGAGCTTCGCACGAGGCGCGTGCCGACGGTGGATGAGtgcgatgaggaggacgtAGAGGGGGAAGtcgtggaggtggtggactAG